Part of the Macrobrachium rosenbergii isolate ZJJX-2024 chromosome 2, ASM4041242v1, whole genome shotgun sequence genome is shown below.
aaaaaattacctgagaaacctaccaatatactaaattcattaaaggcaatcctaaactTCTCAGAGGTAACATATCTTGTaatgtcatcaaagttttacacTGGTTAGCAAATGCTGTCGAAACCTGCTCagttctatatatctatatctatatatatatatatatatatatatatatatatatatatatatatatatatatatatatatatatatatatatatatctgtgtacagtgtatctctctctctctctctctctctctctctctctctctctctctcttactgagatgagagaatttgtatggtacatgtatatgtttatttgttttggtatgataaatgttttacctaataataagtgttattaattttcaaacaataataataataataaaataataataataatgataatattaataatataactgtaattacataattcatattttaaacaaacaaatatctttccctcatcttttgttaaCTCTTTGAAGAGAAGCTcaaaggcaaagctgtcaaatatgtcaagttAATATGAcaggaagggggagtgttgccAATTAGTGGGTCAAAGGATTCTTagtaattctgtgtgtgtgtgtgtgtgtttgtgtgtgtctgtaatagttattcatgaataatttcactcttaagtaagtacaactcttatctctctctctctctctctctctctcagagctgttaatcagctcagtgttttggtaaaactaaggtatacttaactctctctctctctctctctctctctctctctcttagttagtgcaatctatgtattactgtttctctgtatgtctttacctgtgcagtagataattttaaattgatctaattttacctgaaCTGTCTACAAAATGTCAATCcaccgttctaaaacatagagagacagagcatttcagaacaaagagaaagagacagaataaagaaggtccggaaacgaggttgagaagacttctaaaaatagatcgatggaatggggagagaaagaaatagtatATGTGATCttcacactcctatatttttatgtcaaccatttatttcttttgttaagggtaatgtattaagctaactttaaatgaaattacaataactttaatttcatttaaaagctagctaaataatttgggagcatgagtagggtcatatttagtgtttaaactctagaaataagtatttgttagcatttttagagaccatgccaaacttacacaaaaattcGCCTTGCGCAAGGGagtctggaacctaacctcgcgtaagttcggggtatgactgtgtatgcatttatatatatatgtgtatgtgtatgtatatgtatgtatatatatatatatgtatataaatacaatgcttgtttatcagttttaatcattttatgacaattgtaattttgaaatttcatttttgtttgagtcattttaatgattgtaaatatgtttgtctttttagccttgaaaatgggactcgTGGTCCAGAAACGTCGGCAATTTTAATAAAGTCATATCAACATGCCTATCCCTCTCCCacttcgtatgtatatatatatatatatatatatatatatatatatatatatatatatatatatatatatatatatatatatatatatatatatatatatatatttatatatatatatatatatatatatatatatatatatatatatatatttatatatatatatatatatatatatatatatatatatatatatatatatatatatatatatatatattatatatatatatatatgtatatatatattattaaacaatcAAGTCTGTGGCCATGGGAAAAGTGAAACACCGGTGTGTAAGATCATTTGCCTTCTGTAAAGGGATTTtcagtttgcttgaaaatgccttaaattaaaaagatcttgcactccgttgtttcaccttCCTTGTGGCCATATACTTCGTTTTTACCTCGTTTTTAACATACCATGGTAAACTATATTTATGTTTAGCCTTAGAATTACACCAGAATGAGTATCATAACAAAGATCGTAAGTTTACAGCAAGCTTTCATAGAAAGTTGCTGTGGGCGAGAAACAGGTGTCTGTGACATATTTAAATGGAATCAGTCTGCTTGACTCAAAGGCTTGAATAGACATAGTGTGCATGAATCGAATTGTAGAATACTTAGGTAAAAAACTAACCTCCAAAAATGTTTCCTTCTATATGCAGTTCTTGTGCAGATCCTTGAAGGTTTATTGCATTTTTAGCTACAGTTGTGAATTTCGTATTGATTATTTTGATCTTGTTTCTTACGACATTCAAGATAGCAAACCGAAAAATGCTGGATATAGATGAATTGATGAAAGACACCGAATCAATGACGAAATTTCCAAAAGTCTTTGACTGCATAGCGTTGATGGTTGTGTTTTCTATGGAAACCTTTAGCAAAGGAATTTCAGGCccaactgttttattttctgtcgTGAATGCATTGGATGGTAATTTGTCAATCGTAGTATTGATGATTCTTAGATAAATTCTTGGGTGATCAAATGCATCCATCTGGAAGGATGATGACGTTAAATGCAGATGACTTATGTTGCTGAGGATCATTCGAATAGGACCCGCGTTTTTCAGACTTCCCGGGAGAATGGAAAGACTTTTGCAGTTTCTTATGGCGATGGTCTTGTCTTTGATGTTTCGCTTTGGTTCTTCAAGGGTCATAGCCTGCAAGGGAAAGGGAATCGTGGTTAATTATTGCTCGTGATACGAGCCGTGACTGGAAACCTCCCAGTAAGCTGCTTTTACTGCTGTGAGTGGATCCTCAAGTCGTAATTAAGAGGTATTGCGGATTCCAGTCTAAAGTGTGATTTCTATGGACTTTGATGAAATTTGCTGCTTAAAAGAATAATTCTTAATCTTTCTTGTGTTTTCTGACATTATTAGAGGGTTATCGAATTGCTAGTTATAGTAGCATAATTATTCTAATCTGAATATTCTAATCTAAATCTTTTGTCTTGAATGAACGGCGTTTTATGTAAAAGTAGCCTATCTAGAGAAATCTGTAGACAGAATGTAATTGTGATGTTTGAGAAACGTTCAAGTAGGCTATGCAAAGCAAGAACAGAAAACATGTATTGCTTTTAAATCTTTCCACATATTACAAAAAAAGTGTGATTTTATATGAGAGATTTTGgcaaagatttattttcagtttaatgaGCAGTCGcccattattctgtggttttaaCTGAGCTGTgccatatgtttatatttttgcctGGCAATGATATATACAAGCATTacgttgaaataaaattataatgcaGGAACATTGTCCCATTACTTGTAAACTCAGTAAATTATGATATAATACTTGCGTATGATTTTAGTAAGATAAATTGTATAACTGCCTTAAAGAACACATTATTATGAACATTTCAAACCTCATTGTACTTCTTTCCAGATATTTTCAGGATATTGTGAACCgcatttttgtttgattgaaaTAAATCACGTGTACGGGACATATTCTGCCTTTATTCCGTATTGTTACAGCattctttctttccatatttGGCTGTGCAGAGAAAATGCTATGCTTGAGAGTTCAGTAGTAGAGCTTTTGCCCTCATTTGGAAAGGCAGACGTTCATAGGGGGTGGAAGTGTCCCTCTTAAAGTGTACAGTACTCCAATTAGTAGAGGAGGACCCTCCAACAGATCCCTTGCCCCCCTCCGGGATCAAGGTTTGAAGTTCACTTTCATTTCAGAGGAAGGTTTTGCTCAATTCCAGCCGGGGTATACCTCGAAAAAGTGTGGGCAAACGTTTTAGAGGcataaatccaagatggccgcctccATCTTATGCCAAACCTATAAAACTACATATCTTAGGGAATTTTTCACTTACAGATGAATTCTTGGTATCTACTTAAAGGTTTCTGAGGTCAAGGATCTCATATTTGGTGATAAAATTTAGGTTTCtccaacattttttatattatagagtaaaaatacatataaaatatcagTCACGTTTTtcaactggaaaaaattattgatttgatATATGCATAGAATACTTATTTGAAAACTATATATGATGCATAATATTGGTAATTTACAATGTCTCTAGAGCTCATTAAATGTTACACGACAAATATAGCGTTTGTTCAACCAGAGGATATTATAGTTGTGGCTTCAGATGAGTCTCCTGTAGTTCAAATACCTAAACAACAAGACATGAAATCTCTGTGTGAAGATTAACATAAATTTCAACAACACAAGACCTTTCAGCGAGGTACTCCAATCATTAGACCTGACACCAGCATAGACCATTCTTGCAGTTCTATAAGCCAGAGAAAAAGAGGGTTGATCCACAGTCTAGTAAGCCTAGATGAAAATGGGAATCAGTTACAAGTGGAACAACAAACAGTGGGTGCGTTTGCTGGCTTTCAAGCATCTCTTCAGCCAGCAGTGGTCAAGAGCAAGCCTTGTCATTTCCTCACATTTCCTCACCCTCCTCATAAAGCTATAGTGCATGAAGTAATGCTGGAGGATGGTAGCTGGAGCAAATatgaagagcatgccattcataCAGTTAGTAGGTAACCAGCCTGATCGTAGAAGTCAAATATGAATGCCCAGAAAGATTTGATGTCATCTTACCGTGTATGGGCCCATTTCATATCCATTGTTCATTTATACATGCAATCGACAAGCGGTTCCTTGGCTCAGGATTGTCAGATGTTCTTGTTACTGCAGGAGTGAATGCTGAAGATTCTGCTGGTCAAGCACTGAGTGCAAGCATTACAAGCAAAGTATTAGATGTCTGCGACTTACGTATGAAGCTCTCATTAGAAGAGCAATTCAACACAATATTGAAGTTTGGACCTCCTTGTCTCAGGATGATTTGACACACTTGAACAACTTACGTGATCCATCATCATCTTTGTTAGACCGAAGCGAGAGCTTCATTGCTGTTGAAGCACCCCAAGCTTTCATAAATGCCTGGAAGATCAGTCTAAAGGCATTGAGAAATCAGGAAAAGTTCAAGGGAACAATGGGCTTGATGCTACGTTGGCAGGTGATCTATGACAATGACAAATATGAAAGATGGATAATAGAATATTGGTTAGAAATCACCAACCTGCCAGAAGAGAGAGTAGCATATATGAGAGAGGAATTATTTGCACAGTCCATTACAGGAAATCCATATTCTTGTTTACCTCTTGATCTCTGGATTGAGATGACTATGAATAAAGACTCAAAACTGAAAGCTGGATGGCTCAAAATATTGAAGAATGAATAGTAATTGTTGACAGGCTCCAGAAATGTTAATTCCACCAACCGTGTGCCGTCAACAATGCATGACATTGCCAACAGTACTGCCTTAAAGATGCAACACAGCGAGAACACAAAAATCCGAATCAGACAAGATGAACAACCTGTACAGGACATTGATAGGTGCATGACTGAGTTTGGGTGTGATCCATTTCACGTAGACAGTCCAAGCTTAAGGTCACTTTAATCTGGGGTTCTTATTGAGGACTTTGAAACAGCTCATGCAGATGGCAAAAAACTATTCCAAAACTTTTGCAGTGATCGAGTGAAGAGCAACAAAAACCAATTCCACTCAGCCATGCACCGCAATCGTAGACATAATTTCAGCAATCCACCTGCTGAACTAGAAGGTAAAAAGAAACAGGTCTTGAGATGTGAGGCCATGGAAAACAAAGCCATGACATCTGTCATATCTCTCGCAGAGGCTGACAGTGAAAAGCTTGATCTCTTTGAGGCCAAGGACTATCGATTCACAGACGAATGTTCGccaatacagtatttattttactgaatcctTGAGAGATGAAATTTGATTTACTTGATAATATTAGTTACTATGATACATGATTTGATTGTaagatttttgtgaaaataatgattttgatgtGAATTATGATGCTGAACTGATAGAtgtgataatttaaataaaatgtattttctacAGAAGTTGTAAGATTTTTACTATCAATTCAGCCTTGAGCTCAACTGAAAATTGAGACTGATATATTTATACTGTTTCTGTAACATAAAAATTGTTGGAGAACACTTAATTCTAACATCGAATATGAAATTCTTGGCTTCAAAATCTATGATTAGATACCAAGAATGCATTTGTAAGAGAAAAATTCTCTAAGATATGAAGTTTTATAGGCTTGACATAAACCggaggcggccatcttggatttatgCCTCTCAAAAAGTTAGCCATCACTTTTGCGAGGTATACCCCGTCTTAATTTGTGAACAAAACCTTCCTCCAAACTGAAAATTAACTTCAAACCTTGATCCCGGAAGATTGGTCATGGGATCTATTGGAGGTTCCTCTAGCAAATGTAGTCACCAAAAAAATAGCCGTaatgtttatttgatatttacatAGTTAATGGAAGTTCATGGAAGTTGTTAGACATGTTGGTGTGACACGTTTATGATGCTTTATAAATACAGTACTCTACATGTTGAGGGGAGACTGGGTCAGTGGCTGACAGCAATACATTGTGTGCTTCTTTTGTCTGCATACATTTGGTGTTTCCTAAGttagtataaataaacaaataagtatcTCACAGATATTTCTCTCTCGTGGATCAGTGCTTATGTGCTGTGTGTGCCAGACAATAACATGGATATATTAACACATTTATTAGGGCTAAATTTAAGAAGTGTTATCTTCCAGATTCAGATGCTTTATGCAATTTATTTACCGGAAAGTATTATTAATAGGCTTAGCGCTTTATATACCGTTGTTAGCAGTGTAATTTAGTCATAACTTACTTCGCCATCGCAGTCACATGTGATGTTTGTCGAAAAACATTGGCAAAACTTTCGCTGGAAAATGTCACACTCATCACTAGGGAAAACCACCTGACTTTCCGTACCAATAATAAAGAAAGCAATGAGAAAAATCCCCCACATTTTGAGGTCCATTTTCTGCTTAACCTTTGAAATACAATATTATACTTCACGAGTTTATTTTTGAGAGCCTTTTCCTTTTCCGAACTTTTCAGTGTCTTTCATTATTCCTCACAGCTCAAGGTCAGGTGTGTCAGTTCAACTTTCCCCAAGTAAAAGCTTCCACGGCAGAAACTGGCAACCTGGCTTGGTTTCATCAGTATCTTTTTTGTCGTGTTAGAAATGATGCTCCACTGAACAGCAATTGTGCTGGTTGTGAAGATGAGTTCATTGGAAGTCGACTTTTCTGCGATGGTACTTTCAGATATTGACACAGGACGCCAAAAACAACACTGTATAATACAGTGGCCTACGAGACAGTGAAAGAGAACGTTCTTTCTGTTATGATGTATCACTGGCTTTTGTTTATAGGAGccgagagagaggaaaaggcgaCGCCATTGATAGTCTGACATCCTGCCATCCCAGATGTCGCAGAGAAAGTTTGCGTCACTTGTAGTTTTCGTTTTTAGAAATGACGAAGGCCGAAGATTATGTGtggattcatttaaaatttaagaaggCAAAATAATATGCATGACTTCGACAGTTGCTAGAATTACGATCAGTTTCCTTtctatagataaatatttttagaaactgCAAATAATCCATAATGAAGTGTGAATCTCCTGTGAGATACCATACTTGGGGAATCATCGCGAATTTTAGAAATCAACCCGAGGCACTTGGCACATAACGGGAAAATGACGTTGAGCAACACGTTCCCTggcactgactgactgactgggtCCGCGGATCTGTCGTCTCCATTCCCATCGACCCGTTTTTCTTCTCACTTCGTTATCCAGGCTTTTCTCTTGAAAAGGTAGAGTTGTTTATATTCAgggttttttcatttgaaaaggtAGGGTTGTTTATATTCAGTCTTTTTCTCTTGAAAGTAgagttgtttttttctcttgaaaaggtAGAGttgtttatattcagttttttctctcgAAAAGGGGCAGTTGTTTAAATTCaggtttttcatttgaaaaggtAGGGttgtttatattcagtttttttctcttgaaaaggtAGAGttgtttatattcagttttttttctcttgaaaaggtAGAGTTGTTTATactctgtttttttctcttgaaaaggtACAGttgtttatattctatttttttatcttgaaaaggtAGAGttgtttatattccatttttttctcttaaaagagGGAGAGttgtttatattcagttttttctcttgaaaaggtAGAGTTATttatatcccatttttttttctcttgaaaaggtAGAGTTGcttactttccattttttctcttgaaaaggtAGAGTTATTtatatcccattttttttctcttgaaaaggtAGAGTTGcttactttccattttttctcttgaaaaggtAGAGTTgcttactttccatttttttctcttgaaaaggtAGAGTTATTtatatcccattttttttctcttgaaaaggtAGAGTTGcttactttccattttttctcttgaaaaggtAGAGttgtttatattccatttttttcacttgaaaaggtagagttgtttatattgtttttttttctctttaaaaggtagagttgtttatattcctttttttttctcttgaaaaggcAAAGttgtttatattccatttttttcgcTTGAAAAGGTAGAGttgtttatattcctttttttttctcttgaaaaggtagagttgtttattttcattttttctcttaaaaaggtAGAGTTGTTtataatccattttttcttttgaaaaggtACAGttgtttatattccattttttctcttggaAAGGTAGAGttgtttatattccattttttcactTGAAAAGGTAGAGttgtttatattcagttttttttttctcttgaaaaggtAGAGTTGTTTATATTCCACTTTTTTCTCTTGAGAAGGTAGAGTtgtttactttccatttttttctcttgaaaaggtAGAGttgtttatattccattttttctcttgaaaaggtAGAGttgtttatattccattttttctcttgaaaaggtAGAGttgtttatattccatttttttcacttgaaaaggtagagttgtttatattgttttttttttaaaggtagagttgtttatattccttttttttctcttgaaaaggcaaagttgtttatattccttttttttctctagaaaaggtagagttgtttatattctgttttttttttcttgaaaaggtAGAGttgtttatattccattttttttcttgataatgtagagtaatttatattccattctttctctAGAAAAGGTAAAGTTGTTTAAATTGTGtgtttttctcttgaaaaggTGGAGttgtttatattccattttttcttttgagaaggTAGTGttgtttatattccattttttcccttgAATAGGCAGAGTTGTTTATATTCCATCTTTTTCTCTTGAATAGGAAGTATTGTTTATATTCAATGTTTTTCTCTAGAAAAGGTAATTTATATTCCATCTTTTTTACTTGAAAGGGTAGAGTTgtctatattccatttttt
Proteins encoded:
- the LOC136849209 gene encoding uncharacterized protein isoform X2 — encoded protein: MDLKMWGIFLIAFFIIGTESQVVFPSDECDIFQRKFCQCFSTNITCDCDGEAMTLEEPKRNIKDKTIAIRNCKSLSILPGSLKNAGPIRMILSNISHLHLTSSSFQMDAFDHPRIYLRIINTTIDKLPSNAFTTENKTVGPEIPLLKVSIENTTINAMQSKTFGNFVIDSVSFINSSISSIFRFAILNVVRNKIKIINTKFTTVAKNAINLQGSAQELHIEGNIFGGRSTEIFFTGNTLGKHDFMSLCLNEEFDVDNVYIRNNLFQHDCSCNFTNDIASGLGERNITLEVLYEDKVHQQWLLQNKCILHGTRVSIDSYLVQSCLKDTKMTSILVISSVAIFFTVTISVIVVWRCVKQKRFIQTSDADYQSFSVPAPSSMGKIVCFYTKVLGFLYYSFI